The Candidatus Neomarinimicrobiota bacterium nucleotide sequence AGTTGTCAGAACCTCTGTCGGAGAAATAAACGTTGTTGAGGGAATGAAAGACACAGGAGCCCTGATCGGCGGCGAGGGGAACGGCGGAGTCATACTTCCCGAAGCGCATTACGGCCGGGACGCTCTTGTGGCAGCCGCCTTAACGCTGCAATTCATGGCTATGAGGGATGAACCCCTATCTGAAGCATACTCCGGGATGCCGCAATACTTCATGACGAAACGTAAAATAAGTCTCGGACATGTTACTCCCGAGTCAGCGCTTGAAGCTATCGCCGATTTTTACGCCGATGATGAGATCGACAGACAGGACGGAGTAAAGGTCAATAAATCTGAGAGCTGGATTCACGTACGCGTCTCCAACACCGAACCTATCTTGAGAATCTACACTGAAGCGAAAGATAAGGAGACCTCAGAAGCCCTGGCGGATGAGGCTGAGGGTGTAATTAAAGGCTCCTAACTCGGTTCTAAACCCCGACGGGATGCCAGGTAGTTTTTATTTCCTGTGTGTCGAGTATCTGATACGGTCCCTGAGATTCTTCTTTCTCCCAATGCGTTGTGCTCAGGATATGAGGGCGTTTGACGTTAAGGGAGGCGTTCTCCTGAACCTGCTTGATCTCAGCC carries:
- a CDS encoding phosphoglucosamine mutase, yielding VVRTSVGEINVVEGMKDTGALIGGEGNGGVILPEAHYGRDALVAAALTLQFMAMRDEPLSEAYSGMPQYFMTKRKISLGHVTPESALEAIADFYADDEIDRQDGVKVNKSESWIHVRVSNTEPILRIYTEAKDKETSEALADEAEGVIKGS